A stretch of Comamonadaceae bacterium M7527 DNA encodes these proteins:
- a CDS encoding CoA transferase encodes MITPSNSKPLRGIRVVSLALNLPGPACLMQLRALGATCAKVEPPSGDPMAYYKPKAYAQLHEGIRLHTIDLKTDVGQAALSRQLTKADVLLSSFRPAAMRKLGLGWRSLHQRFPNLIHIDVVGAPGELANKPGHDLTYMAAQDLVNGLSLPPSLFADMGGALMATQATMAALLTRARAGKATRSEVALSNAAQWLGLPRAWGLTTADGAVGGGHAGYNVYACADGRVAVAALEPHFAAALAQAAALKPSKKSGVGAAAVDWFAAGTKIQLAAFFKRHTKAQLDKLAVANDLPLHTM; translated from the coding sequence ATGATCACCCCCTCCAACTCAAAACCCCTTCGCGGCATACGCGTTGTAAGCCTTGCCCTCAACCTGCCAGGTCCGGCCTGCCTCATGCAGTTGCGCGCATTGGGGGCCACTTGCGCCAAGGTTGAGCCGCCCAGCGGTGACCCCATGGCCTATTACAAGCCCAAAGCCTACGCACAGCTGCACGAGGGCATTCGCCTGCACACCATTGACCTCAAAACCGATGTGGGCCAAGCGGCTTTGTCCAGGCAGCTCACCAAAGCCGATGTGCTGCTCAGCTCCTTCAGGCCTGCGGCCATGCGCAAGTTGGGGCTGGGCTGGCGCAGCTTGCACCAGCGGTTTCCCAACCTTATTCATATAGACGTAGTGGGCGCGCCGGGCGAGTTGGCCAACAAGCCTGGGCACGACCTCACCTACATGGCAGCGCAAGACTTGGTCAACGGCCTTAGCCTGCCGCCCAGTTTGTTTGCCGATATGGGTGGCGCGCTGATGGCGACGCAAGCCACCATGGCTGCGTTGCTCACAAGAGCGCGCGCTGGCAAAGCCACGCGCAGCGAAGTGGCATTGAGTAACGCCGCGCAATGGCTGGGCTTGCCAAGAGCTTGGGGGCTGACAACGGCAGACGGTGCGGTAGGTGGTGGCCATGCAGGCTACAACGTCTACGCCTGCGCCGATGGTCGGGTGGCGGTAGCGGCATTGGAGCCACACTTTGCCGCGGCACTGGCGCAGGCTGCCGCGCTCAAACCTTCAAAAAAGTCTGGCGTGGGCGCTGCTGCGGTGGACTGGTTTGCAGCTGGCACCAAAATACAACTGGCTGCTTTTTTCAAGAGGCATACCAAAGCCCAACTCGACAAGCTGGCAGTTGCTAACGACTTGCCACTGCACACCATGTGA
- the pobA gene encoding 4-hydroxybenzoate 3-monooxygenase, translating into MSTRSTQVAIVGAGPSGLLLGQLLAKAGIDNIIIERQSPDYVLGRIRAGVLEQTTVDALTSVGVDARMHQEGLPHSGFDLLFKGQRHRIDLTALTGGKQVMVYGQTEVTKDLMQARAAANLQTVYSASDVAINDFEGDAPRVTYTHNGQSHEVSARFIAGCDGFHGVCRASVPASALQTFEKVYPFGWLGVLADVPPVAHELIYANTQHGFALASMRSPTRSRYYVQCPLTDKVEQWSDDAFWAALRLRLDPQAAQELVTGPSIEKSIAPLRSFVTEPMQFGSLLLAGDAAHIVPPTGAKGLNLAVSDVLYMTQAFDRFFNERDTGGIKGYSAKALARVWKAERFSWWFTSLMHQFPELGSFNQKIQEAELDYLVHSQAASTSLAENYVGLPL; encoded by the coding sequence ATGTCTACACGCTCTACACAAGTCGCCATCGTTGGTGCGGGTCCATCTGGTTTGCTACTGGGGCAATTGCTGGCCAAGGCCGGCATTGACAACATCATCATTGAGCGCCAAAGCCCTGACTACGTCCTGGGTCGCATAAGAGCTGGCGTACTTGAACAAACCACCGTGGATGCGCTGACTAGTGTGGGCGTTGACGCCCGCATGCATCAAGAGGGTTTGCCGCACAGCGGCTTTGACTTGTTGTTTAAAGGCCAGCGCCACCGCATAGACTTGACCGCACTCACCGGCGGCAAACAAGTCATGGTGTACGGGCAAACCGAAGTCACCAAAGACCTGATGCAAGCGCGCGCCGCTGCCAACTTGCAAACGGTCTACAGTGCCAGCGACGTGGCGATCAATGACTTTGAAGGTGACGCGCCACGTGTGACCTACACACACAATGGTCAAAGCCATGAGGTAAGCGCCAGATTTATTGCGGGCTGTGACGGCTTTCACGGCGTTTGCCGCGCCAGCGTACCCGCCAGCGCCCTACAAACCTTTGAAAAGGTTTACCCCTTTGGCTGGTTGGGCGTGCTGGCCGACGTGCCGCCCGTTGCCCACGAGTTGATATATGCCAACACACAGCATGGCTTTGCGCTGGCCTCTATGCGCAGCCCAACACGAAGCCGCTACTACGTGCAATGCCCATTGACAGACAAGGTCGAGCAATGGAGCGACGACGCCTTTTGGGCAGCGTTGCGCCTGCGCTTGGACCCGCAAGCCGCACAAGAATTGGTAACAGGCCCATCAATTGAAAAAAGTATTGCGCCCCTGCGCAGCTTTGTCACAGAGCCCATGCAGTTTGGCAGCCTGCTGCTGGCCGGCGACGCCGCCCACATCGTGCCGCCCACTGGGGCCAAAGGCCTCAATCTTGCGGTGTCGGATGTGTTGTACATGACGCAAGCTTTCGACCGCTTCTTTAATGAGCGCGACACAGGGGGCATCAAAGGCTATTCGGCAAAGGCCTTGGCCAGGGTTTGGAAAGCCGAGCGTTTTTCCTGGTGGTTTACCTCGTTGATGCACCAGTTTCCTGAGTTGGGCAGCTTCAATCAAAAAATACAAGAGGCCGAATTGGACTATCTGGTGCACTCGCAAGCAGCCTCGACCAGCTTGGCAGAAAACTACGTAGGCTTGCCGCTGTAG
- a CDS encoding helix-turn-helix domain-containing protein yields the protein MRSPPTKSPLSHAAPANMQQADFIAGLAKGLGVLQAFDVNRQRLNATQAAQRVGLTRAAARRYLLTLQALGYLDSDGTQFWLTPKVLQFSGHYLASAQLPRVAQPTLDALSMHTHGAFSVVVADGAEVVIVARGRDSLRAAVAQLPPGGSSADNRLQDREASIAHARSVMGMAQGLHLGARLPMHATSTGQVLMAHWSNEQLEAWLKLHALRPLTPYTITTATALKKRLQHIRKCGWCCASQEHELGVQGLAVPVYRGDGHVVGALNVVNSVALGKPTAASDQDAVAQQWLAWLQEAAQRLRTLL from the coding sequence ATGCGTTCACCACCCACCAAATCACCACTAAGCCATGCAGCGCCCGCCAACATGCAGCAAGCAGACTTTATTGCTGGCCTTGCTAAAGGCTTGGGCGTGCTGCAGGCCTTTGATGTCAATCGCCAGCGCCTCAACGCCACGCAGGCCGCACAGCGCGTCGGTTTAACGCGGGCGGCGGCCAGGCGTTATTTGTTAACGCTGCAGGCTTTGGGCTACTTGGACTCTGACGGCACACAGTTTTGGCTGACTCCCAAGGTGTTGCAGTTCAGTGGTCATTACTTGGCGTCTGCGCAGTTGCCCCGTGTCGCGCAGCCCACGCTAGATGCCTTGAGCATGCATACCCATGGTGCTTTTTCTGTAGTGGTTGCCGACGGGGCTGAAGTGGTCATCGTGGCCAGAGGCCGCGACAGCTTGCGCGCTGCTGTGGCGCAGTTGCCACCAGGTGGCTCAAGCGCTGACAATCGCCTGCAAGATCGTGAGGCCTCTATTGCCCATGCGCGAAGCGTAATGGGCATGGCGCAAGGTTTGCACCTGGGGGCGCGCTTGCCCATGCACGCCACGTCTACAGGGCAGGTACTAATGGCGCACTGGAGCAACGAGCAGTTGGAAGCGTGGCTGAAATTACACGCTTTGCGCCCATTGACGCCGTACACCATCACCACCGCGACTGCATTGAAGAAACGCTTGCAGCACATTCGCAAGTGCGGCTGGTGTTGTGCCTCGCAAGAGCATGAGTTGGGCGTGCAAGGCTTAGCTGTGCCTGTGTACAGAGGTGACGGCCATGTTGTGGGCGCGCTGAATGTGGTCAATAGCGTGGCACTGGGTAAACCCACTGCTGCATCAGATCAGGACGCGGTGGCGCAGCAATGGCTGGCGTGGTTGCAAGAGGCCGCTCAGCGGCTGCGCACCTTGCTGTAA
- a CDS encoding flavodoxin domain-containing protein: MSTPTHLHILVATTGDRALNAAKAAAQVLSATFTHIEVSKLTPDDGIAVFGQVDDSANKLFIVCSSTHGSGDVPDNAQAFLASFDLEPTFLGHVRYGLMALGDSSYGATYAAGAKLLDAKLQDLGAQRLGLMFEHDASGLDDANETAAQWATEWAKHVVQAAAT, encoded by the coding sequence ATGAGCACACCTACCCACCTACACATACTGGTTGCCACCACTGGTGACAGGGCCCTCAACGCCGCCAAAGCCGCCGCACAGGTACTAAGCGCCACATTTACCCACATAGAGGTCAGCAAACTAACGCCCGACGACGGTATAGCTGTTTTCGGACAAGTCGACGACAGTGCCAACAAGCTGTTCATAGTGTGCTCGTCTACCCATGGCAGCGGCGATGTGCCAGACAACGCGCAAGCCTTTCTGGCCTCGTTTGACCTGGAGCCCACTTTTTTAGGCCACGTGCGCTATGGACTCATGGCGCTGGGCGACAGCAGCTACGGTGCCACCTACGCCGCTGGCGCCAAATTACTGGATGCAAAACTGCAAGACTTGGGCGCACAGCGCCTGGGCCTGATGTTTGAGCACGATGCCAGCGGGTTGGACGACGCCAACGAAACGGCAGCACAGTGGGCTACTGAATGGGCCAAGCACGTGGTGCAAGCTGCAGCGACATGA
- a CDS encoding MurR/RpiR family transcriptional regulator — protein MQQESHTLAARIERLFDTLSPELQSAARWLLANQQQAGVVSMRRCAVMAGVSAATMTRLAKALGETGFAALQAQLSANTLALAKQQLGQPWSSHEPHAYESNARTAKSNAQWLQDLRSSHIGNVASVAHAIDTAAWQALGVRLLQARRLVCLGVRASFSVAQQLHYASSLLRPNVDLLHTSGGEADVLCDLDERDVLVAISQAPYAQLALESAHQARRQGLYVVAVTDSSVSPFAQMADQAVVFEAQSVSFFPSMLGSLSAIETMLGAMAVAAEPHHLEHLARRERYLRERQAYVLSAKDSAGFLQLTPNHANDQLNSGRNV, from the coding sequence ATGCAACAAGAGTCACACACGCTGGCTGCTCGCATAGAGCGGCTGTTTGACACCCTAAGCCCTGAGCTGCAGTCGGCCGCGCGGTGGTTGCTTGCCAATCAACAACAGGCGGGTGTGGTGTCCATGCGGCGCTGCGCTGTGATGGCCGGGGTGTCGGCAGCCACCATGACGCGCTTGGCCAAGGCCCTTGGCGAGACGGGTTTTGCTGCCCTGCAAGCGCAACTCAGCGCTAACACTTTGGCGCTGGCCAAACAACAGCTTGGTCAGCCATGGTCAAGCCATGAGCCTCATGCCTATGAGAGCAATGCGCGCACGGCCAAAAGCAATGCGCAGTGGTTGCAAGACCTGCGCTCGTCACATATTGGCAACGTCGCATCGGTTGCACACGCGATAGACACAGCCGCTTGGCAGGCTCTGGGTGTGCGTTTGTTGCAGGCCAGGCGTTTGGTGTGCCTGGGTGTGCGTGCCAGTTTTTCGGTGGCGCAGCAGTTGCACTATGCCAGCAGCTTGCTGCGTCCCAATGTGGACTTGCTGCATACCAGCGGTGGTGAGGCAGATGTGTTGTGCGACTTGGATGAGCGTGATGTCTTGGTGGCTATCTCGCAAGCGCCTTATGCACAGTTGGCGCTTGAGTCTGCCCATCAAGCCAGGCGCCAAGGCCTTTATGTGGTGGCCGTGACAGACAGCAGCGTGAGCCCGTTTGCGCAAATGGCTGATCAAGCGGTGGTGTTTGAGGCGCAGTCTGTTTCATTTTTTCCGTCCATGCTGGGCAGCTTGAGTGCCATTGAGACCATGCTGGGTGCCATGGCGGTTGCCGCTGAACCGCATCACCTAGAACACCTTGCCAGACGAGAGCGCTATTTGCGCGAGCGCCAAGCCTATGTGCTGTCCGCCAAAGACAGCGCAGGCTTTTTGCAACTGACACCTAATCACGCCAATGACCAGCTCAATAGCGGTCGCAACGTTTAA